Genomic segment of Phycisphaerae bacterium:
CGCACCACCGCCCCCGCCGCCGGCCCGTCGAAAGGCCCCAGTCCCCGTCCGCTCCTTGCCACCGGCCGCATGCCTGGGATCGGGGCTCTGATACGGACGCAGGCTTGAAGCAACCGCATGGAACCGCACGTGCCCCCCGCCACGGGCCGACCGCCCTTCTCCCAGCCCGCCGCCGGCCCAGACCAGCCGTACATGGCCCGCCGGTTCAGAAGGGACCGGCGCCGGCAGCACGAACTCGATATCCACCCCCATTTCGCTCATCGCCTTCGTCAGCCCGTAGCAGGCCGTCCCCAGTCCTCCACTGATCAACGGCGGGAACTCCCACCCCAGCATCAACACTCTCATCGGATTGCCCCCTTTGCGGCCGCGGCTGACACCGTAGTCGCCATAGCGTCGCTGTATCCTGCTCCCGCCGGTTCAACGGATCGCTCAGATGGCCGCTGCGACCGGCGCCCGTTCCTCGCACTCCGCCTTCTCACGCCGCACCGACTCGTCGCGAATTGCCAGCTCCTTGCGATCCACCCGTACGTGCAGCGGGGCGCTGATGCCCAAACTCACCTTGTTGCCCTGGATCGACAATACGGTGATCTCGACTTCGCCCCCGATCACGATCGTCTCGTTCTTCCGCCTGGACAGAACCAACATGCGAGGCTCCTTCCTGCATCCGCAACTCAGCGCATCGCCGACTCCCTTGGCGTGTGCTGTGGATGTCCGCCCGGAATTCCCGGCTCCTTCGGTCCGGAACCCCATGCGCCCGACTGCGCCGGACCGTGCTCGCCCAGCGACTCGAACAGCTCCCGCGCCACCTGGCCGGGAGAGTCCCAGTCGATGTCCGCCGCCTCGCTGTAGAGCATCTGCTCGATCACCGCCGCGGTCGCCCGCGCCGCCGCCGCCCGATCATGCGGCATGCCCCCATCCGGCTCGCCGGCCAGCGCGCTGAACCACCGGTACAGGCTGACCAAAGCCGCGGGATCGTTCTGATGGGCGTGGGCGAGAATGCGTGAAAGCTGCTCTATACTCTTCCGGTTCGCCTGCGCCATCGGACGCAGGCCATGATCGACGGCGTCCTTGCTGCCTGTCCTCTTCACCTCGGGTGCCTCCCGCGCTGTTGTGGCCACAAGAGGAGGCGGCTCCCGACTTACGTCCTGGCGGTGAGTGGTCGCGCGCCCTCTTCTGGCATCGGTCTCTGGCAATCGCCATTAAAGACCACCACGACCGCCATATCAATCGGCGCAACGCCTGATTCTGGGGTCGGGGACGCAGGAAAAGACGCCTCGGGCGATTCCCCCATATCCCTCATAATGCCTTGCCGGCCAGGCGGATAGTCATAGCTTGCTGCTCTGAGCCCACTGGATCGCGTGCTGCAGCAACTCCGTGGCGTTCTTGAGCTTGAGCTTCTCCTTGATGTTGGCCCGATACGTCTCGATCGTCTTGACGCTCAGGTGAAGCTTCTCGGCGATCTGGCGGGTGCCAAACCCCTGGCCGATCAACTGGAAGACCTCAAGCTCCCGGTCGCTGAGCAGTTCCAGCGGATTCTGCACCTCCGCCGGACCGGTCAGAAACTTCGACACCAGCCGTGAAGAGATGCGGCTGCTCAGGTAAATCTGCCCCGCCACAACCCGGCGAATCGCCTGCAGCACCGTCGTGGCCGCCTCCTCCTTCATGATGTAGCCCATCGCGCCCGCCCGGATCACCCGCTCGGCAAAAACCGACTCATCGTGCATCGAAAGGCCCAGGATCGGCAAATCCGGCATCCGGGCCTTGAGATCCTTGATCAACTCGATGCCGTTCATGTCCTTCAGCGAGATGTCCACCACCGCGATATCCGGCTTGATCTTGGGGATCTGCTTGTAGGCCTCCAGACCGGTCTCCGATTCGCCGCAGACCGCCAAGTCATCCTCCTGGTCGATCAGCCGGGCCAGCCCCTGCCGGACCACCGGATGGTCGTCCACCAGGTACACCTGCGTTATCTTCTTTTCCCGTCCGCTCTTGGAATTCTCAGCCATGATCCGCCAAACCGTCCATACCCATTACACCTCTCAAGCCGGTGTCGGCCCGAAGCAGGGAAAACGGCACTCCACGACCGTCCCACCCCCGGAATTGCGGCGAACCTCCACGTTCGCGTTGATCGTTCGCGCCCGGTGCTTCATGATCGTCAGCCCCATACCGTCGCGGGGCGCCTCCCGGTCCGGGATCCCCACCCCGTCATCGGTCACGCGTAGCCTAGCATCTCCGCCTCCCGAAGTCAAACTGATAACGATATTCCTCGGCTTACCGTGTTTGACCGCGTTGTTGATCGCCTCCTGGGCGATGCGGTACAGGTGCGTCGCCTCAATATTGTTGTGGATCAGCACCGGCTGATCGCACTCAAAACGGCACGGAATGTCGAAAACGTTCTCGGTGGTCGCCGCCAGCTCCTCCAGCGAACTCATCAGCCCGTCCGCCCCAAGCTCCACCGGGCACAGCCCGCGGGCCAGCGAGCGGCTCTGCTTGATGCTCTGATTCGCCAGCCGCGACAACTCGCCCGCGTCCTGGGCCTCCGGCACACGGCGAGTCGCCAGCTTCTGCTCCAGAACCTTGCTGAGAAACGCCATGCCCGTCAGGGTCTGACCCAGCACGTCGTGCAGATCCTGTCCGATCCGCCGACGCTCGGAGTCGGAAATCTCGAGGATCTCCTCCTGCAGCCGCCGGCGCTCCGTCACGTCCAGCAGCGAGAGCACCAGCCCCTCCGGCCGGCCGTCGGGGCCCGTCAACGGCTGGAGACTCCAGTCCCAATAGGTAACTCCGCGGTCCGGACTCCCGGAATAGCGAAACGGCTTCTCGTGGGCCACGTAGGCTTCGCCGGTGGCAAGCACCCGGCGGAAGATGCCCTCGTTCTCTTCGTTGGGATAGAGCTTGAAGTGATTCTTGCCCACGAAAAAATCCGGCTCCTGCCCGTCGGCCATCGCATAGGCCCGATTCACGCGGATGAAGTTCAGGTCCGTATCGAGGTAGGCCACCAGAAGGTGAATGTTCGAGAACATCCGTTCCAGCAGCTCGTTGGACTTGCGCAGGGCATCCTCAAACCGCTTCCGTTCGATCGCGTAGCGGATCGACCGCACCAGCAGATGGGTGTCGTACTGCCCCTTGACCAGATAGTCCTGGGCGCCCGCCCGGACCGCTTCGAACGCCAGCAGCTCATCGTCGAGCCCCGTCAGCACGACGATCGGGGCCGACGGACAAACCGGCTGAATCCGCGACACCGTGTCCAGGCCCACGCTGTCCGGAAGCGAAAGGTCCAGCAGCACCACGTCGAAACTCGACGCGCCCAACCGCTCGACCGCCTCCGCCAGGCACTGGGCTTCCGTCACCGCGAACTTCGTGACCGAGGTTTCCTTCAGGACTTCCTTGAGGAGCAGCGCATCCCCCGGGTTGTCCTCCACCAACAGAATCCGAATCGATTCGACCAACATCAACGTCAAGCACCCCCACTCGCCGTCTGAATCACCTCGTCGGCAACGCCGCCGTCTTGAACCAGAACGTCTCGATCGCCCTGATGACCCGCACGAAGTTCTCGTAGTCCACCGGCTTCGAAATGTAGCAGTTCACCTGCATATTATAGGCTTCGATCACGTCCTCATCCGAGTCGGACGTGGTCAGAATCACCACCGGAATCCGCCTTAGGTCCGGGTGGGCTTTCATCTCGGTCAGGATCTCCCGGCCGCTCTTTTTCGGCAGATTCAGATCCAGGATCACCAGGTCCGGCTTGTTCTGGTGGGCGTACCGGCCCTGGCGATGAAGAAACTCCATGGCGTTGCTGCCGTCCTCCAGGACGTGCAGCTTCACCGGCGCGTCCCGCAGGGCCTCTTTCGTCAGCAGCACGTCGCCGTGATTATCTTCGATCAAGAGGATTTCTCTTGGTCTTGTCAGAACCGCACCGTTCATACATACGCTCCAGAAGTGCCGGGAAGTCGAGCCGGAATCGGCTGGTCCGCCCGTGTCATGCAGACGCCACCGCTGTCTGCATCGGTTGAGACGGAACCCAACCTGGATCCCGTTTCAGCTATATCCTCTTCTCTTTTCTCAACGTCTCTACCGCCGCTTCCGCGTCTCGGCATCCTGACTTAGACCACTCAAAATGAAAGGACTGACTAACCGGCAGACCAGCAAGAAAGGAGCATCTGGCTCTGCGACAGCACGGCAAGTTGAGAAATACTCAGTCTCACTTCCAATACACAACAAGACGTTGCGATTTCCGAGAGATCTATCCCATTCAGAACGAGCCCAAAAACCTCGGTCCGCCGAGCCCGACCGGACCCGCCTTCCCTATCCCCATTATACGATCAGCGGCCAGTCGCGATTGCCTTCACAACCACACTTAATCTTATAACCGACCGGAGTGCTATTTACAACTTTTTCCCACATCGAACGCGCTGCGGAACCTCGCCTCCGCCGATGGGAACTCAGGGCTGCTGAACGTACGGCTGACCCGCAGTGTAGAGGTCCAGACGGCCCTGCAGTTCCCCCAGAACCTCTTGGCGACCCTTCTGGCGGCAGAGCACGATCGCCCGGCTTACCAGTTCCCGCGCCTCGTCGAACTGCCCCGCCGCCGCCAACGCCGCCGCCAAGGTGTCCAATACCGCCGGATCACTCCCATCGGTCAGCGCATGGGCCTTGCGGGCCAGATCAACCGCCTCTGCGGGAGCCGATATCGCCGGAACCGTCGCCAGCAGCCACGCCAGGGCATTCAGCATCTCCGGCTGGTCCGGTTTCAGAGCCACCGCCTGTCGATAGGCCGTCGCCGCGGCGTTCATCTGCCCAAGCCTCTCGAGAACCTGCCCAAGCCGATAGTGGGCCGAGGCCAGTTCCGGATTCCCCTCAATGGCCAGACGATAATGCTCCGCCGCCGCCTCAGGCTGCCCACGAACCGCCAGCACATCGGCCAGCAGCGCGTGGACCTCCGGCTGGTTCGGGTCGATCTCCAGCGACCGACCGAACAGCTCGGCCGCCTGATCGTACTGCTGTTGCTTATAGAGCAACAATCCCAGGCGGCTTGCCGCCTCCGTATTGTCTGGACAAAGCCGCAATGCCTCGCGGTAATGTCCAGCCGCCTCATCGACCTCTCCGGTTTCCACCAGTAGATGCCCCAGATGCAGGTGAGCTTCCGGATAGTCTCCCTTGATTTGCACCGCCCGCTTGGCCTGCTCGAGCGCATCGGTTATCAGCCCAAGCCGACCCAGAACCACCGCCAGGTTCACCCGCGCCCGATGATGAGACGGCACCAGCCTCAGCGCCTCTTCGTAATGCTCCCGCGCCGCTTCGAACTCCCCCAGTTCCGCCTGCACCAAGCCAAGGTTGAAGTGCGCCTCGCTGTAGTCCGGCTTGAGCTCCAGGGCAACCCGGTAGTCCGCGATCGCCTCAGCGGTCTTCCCCTGCCGGGCCAGCACGAACGCCCGGCCGAAATAGGCATCCGGTAGGTCCGGCCGCAGCTCCGCCGTCCGCGCAAACTCCTCCACCGCCAGATCCAACTGGTCCCGATCCACCGCGTGGTGGGCCAACGCAAAGTGCAGTTCCGCTTCGTAGTCGAGCCGTTCCTCGCAGAACGGCCCAGCCGCGACGCCCGCTACCACGATCACCAAAGCCAGCCCCACCACCGCCATCAGCCGCCGGATACGACGCCTTTGGATCGCCTCGACCAAGCCCACCACTCCGGCCCCCGCCAAGACGGCTAGTACCGGTACCACCGGCACGCGATACCGCGCGGTCACGAACACCGCCACCACCGCCAGCGGGTAGAGCACCACGAACAGCACCACCGGCCCCGGAATCCGCCGCCCGTACAGCGCCGCGCCTATCGCCGCCATCGGCAAGAGCAGGCCAAAGGGAAACCCAAACTCCCCGACCTTCCACGCCAGCCCGGACAGCAGCGCGGACCATCTCCTGTACAGATACATGTCCACGTTCCGCGGCAGTTCCCGCGACGTGACGAAACGCAAACCCTTTTCCCATAACCCACTTAGGAATGCCGCGGGTTGCTCGGTGGCAAAGTCCAGCACCTGGCGGTTGAAAAACCGCTGCTCCTCCCACAGCCCCACCGCTCCGTGCCGGGCGGGCAGGCCCACCAGATCGTCCCACGACTGGCCCGGACGGACGTTGAGGGTTCGACAGACGTCCGGATTGTTGCCGATGTAGAGGTTGATCCCTCCGCTGGCCGGCAGGACGGCGAATTTGCCCGTGGCCTGGCGGTCCAGCAGGGCCACCGGCACCGAGCCCACGGCAAACCCGCCCGCTCCGGCAAGCAAAACGGCCGCCGTCCGCCGCCGATCCGCGTTGCGGATCATCACCAGGGCCAGCCAGATCGCCCCGGCGGCCACAAAGGGCAAAAAGGTCGGGCGCGTCAGCACCGCCGCCGCGGCCGCCAGTCCCAGAACCAGTCCGGCCGGCAAGGTCTTCCGCTCCGCCGTCCGCAGGAACAGCAGGACCATCGCCACCGACCAGAACGCAGCCAGACCCGCCGCCACTAACTCACCCTCAAAGAATATCAGCGGTCCGTAGAAGGCGACCGCGACGGCTGCGATCACTCCAACCGGCCAGCCGAACGCCTTCCGTCCCAGCCGGAACGTCAGCGCGCACGTGATCGCCCCGATCACCGCCTGGACGATCTTCGCCCAGACCATCGAGCCGCCGGTCACCGCGTACACCGTGCCCAGAAACGTCGGGTACAGAAACGGCTGCCAGAAAAACCGATCGTCGAATCCCTGTCCCGCCGCCAGGTCGCGGGCCATCCGATCGTAGGTGTAGGCGTCGACCACCGGCGACTCGAACGTCGGGTTCTCGGCGCTCTCATACAGGTAAGCCAGCCGGACCGCCAAGGCCAGCAGGAACATCACCACGGCTGCCCGCCACGGACGACGGCGACGGGACGGGTTCGACGGGGCCTCGTTGGCTGGAGGCGCCGCCTTCGTCGCATTCCGAACTCGTGCCCGCTTTACCGTCATCGCTTCGGCGGTCTCCAGCCGTCCCCGACGCCGCCCATACTACTGGAGCCGCACCGATCGTGCAAGCCAGCCTATCCATCGCCACCCAACGCGGGTATACTGTCGTATCTATGAACTGGCTGAACTTCGGTATCGTCGCCTACGTGACCACGGTCCTGCAGACCGCTCTGGTTCCCGTTCTGCTGCCCGAGAGTTTTCAGCCGAACCTGTTCATCGTGGTCGCCGTCTACTATCTCCTGACCGCCCAGGACGAGCGGGTGCTGCTGGCGGCGCTGGTCTTGGGAGCGCTGGCGGACCTGTCCAGCCTCGCTCCACTCGGTTCGCAGACGGTGGCGTTCGCCGTCGTGGCCTGGTTCGTGCGGGCGATCAAACCGATCCTCTTCGCCGAACTGGCTACTGCCCATGCCTTCGCCGCGGCGATCTCGTTCCTGGCGATGTTGATGGTCTACCGGCTGATTGCGGCGGTGGCCCCGGGAGGGGTGCCAACCGGATTGGGAGTATTCCAGGTCGCGCTCCAGGCTGCGGCGACCGCCCTGGCCGCCGCCCTGGTCCGCCAGTTCCTCGGACGCCGCCTGAAGCCCGGGCGGTGAAACCGGATACAATAAGTAAAGCGTCAAGGCGAGCGGCTTGTGTTCAAGTCCCGGATCAAAATCCTGCTGCTGATCTCCGCGTTCGTCGGTGCGGCCCTCGTCGGCCGGCTGGCCAATCTTCAGGTGCGCCGCGCCGACCACTTCCGCACCGAACTTGAGACCCGCCGCGAGCCGATGTACCTGCCCATCCCAGCCAACCGTGGGCGAATCCTGGCCAGAACGGCCGGCGGACGCGGGACCGCGGAACTGGTCACCAATCGTCCCGCCTTCGAACTGGGCGTGCTGTACCCCGCTATGAAACCGGATGGGCAGTGGGTCAGCCAGTGCCTGCGCGAGATGCGCAAGGAGTATCGCAACGCCAGCCAGCCCTCCCGTCCAAACGATGAGTTCCTTCGCCAGGAACTGGACCGGCGGCTCGCACGGTTCTGGTCCGATCTGGCCGAACTGATCGTTGTGCCGCCGGGTGAGTTGGAGGCTCGCTGCCGCAACACGATCGAGATCGTCAGCCGCATCCGCAAAGCGGTCGAAGCCCGTCACGGCCCGGCCGACTATCCGCTGGCTGAGGAACGCTTGCTCCACCCGATCGCCACCGATCTGACCGAGGCCGACGCCGTCCGGCTGCGGATGGCCCTGGTCGATCAGCCGTGGGCGGTCGTTTTGCCCAGCCGGTCGCGCGTCTACTGCCGCGGCCAGACCCTCTGCCACCTCCTGGGACGAAGCCGCGCCCTGCCCGGATCGGCCCGGAAAACCTCCGAAAAGCAGGATCATGACTATCTGCCCGGCGAAGTTCGCGGCATCAGCGGCCTGGAGCTGGCCTGCGAGACGCAGCTTAAGGGCCATCGCGGCTGGGCGCAACTGGCCGACCCGCCTCAACGTGAGGTCGAACCGGTCGACGGCCACGATATCTTGCTGACCATCGACCTGGATCTCCAGGAGTATGTCGAGGAACTTCTGGAACAGCGGCTGATCGAGCTGCGCCGCCCGGAACCGGAAGGCTCGCCGCGCGACTATCCCACCGGGGCGGCTGCGGTCGTACTCGACCTTCGCGACCAGAGCCTTCTGGCCCTGGCTTCGGTTCCACGATTCGATCCAGCCCGGTACGGCGAGGAGTTCGAAGCCCTCAAGGACGACTACAAGGGCAAGCCCATGTTCAACCGCGCCCTGATGGGCCAGTACCCGCCCGGCTCGATCATCAAACCGGCGGTGGCCCAGATCGCTCTGGACCGCCGGGCGATCGGGTTCGACCGGACCTTCACCTGCGAACCGCACGCCCAAATGGACCCGTCGATCAAAGCCTTCCGCTGCTGGCAGCCGGCGGGCCACGGAACGCTCGACGTGGTCGGCGGCATCGCCCACAGTTGCGACATCTTCTTCTACCACGTCGGTCAGGCGATCGGGGCCGAACGGCTGG
This window contains:
- a CDS encoding carbon storage regulator, coding for MLVLSRRKNETIVIGGEVEITVLSIQGNKVSLGISAPLHVRVDRKELAIRDESVRREKAECEERAPVAAAI
- a CDS encoding response regulator transcription factor; protein product: MTQVYLVDDHPVVRQGLARLIDQEDDLAVCGESETGLEAYKQIPKIKPDIAVVDISLKDMNGIELIKDLKARMPDLPILGLSMHDESVFAERVIRAGAMGYIMKEEAATTVLQAIRRVVAGQIYLSSRISSRLVSKFLTGPAEVQNPLELLSDRELEVFQLIGQGFGTRQIAEKLHLSVKTIETYRANIKEKLKLKNATELLQHAIQWAQSSKL
- a CDS encoding response regulator; translated protein: MTLMLVESIRILLVEDNPGDALLLKEVLKETSVTKFAVTEAQCLAEAVERLGASSFDVVLLDLSLPDSVGLDTVSRIQPVCPSAPIVVLTGLDDELLAFEAVRAGAQDYLVKGQYDTHLLVRSIRYAIERKRFEDALRKSNELLERMFSNIHLLVAYLDTDLNFIRVNRAYAMADGQEPDFFVGKNHFKLYPNEENEGIFRRVLATGEAYVAHEKPFRYSGSPDRGVTYWDWSLQPLTGPDGRPEGLVLSLLDVTERRRLQEEILEISDSERRRIGQDLHDVLGQTLTGMAFLSKVLEQKLATRRVPEAQDAGELSRLANQSIKQSRSLARGLCPVELGADGLMSSLEELAATTENVFDIPCRFECDQPVLIHNNIEATHLYRIAQEAINNAVKHGKPRNIVISLTSGGGDARLRVTDDGVGIPDREAPRDGMGLTIMKHRARTINANVEVRRNSGGGTVVECRFPCFGPTPA
- a CDS encoding response regulator — protein: MNGAVLTRPREILLIEDNHGDVLLTKEALRDAPVKLHVLEDGSNAMEFLHRQGRYAHQNKPDLVILDLNLPKKSGREILTEMKAHPDLRRIPVVILTTSDSDEDVIEAYNMQVNCYISKPVDYENFVRVIRAIETFWFKTAALPTR
- a CDS encoding tetratricopeptide repeat protein produces the protein MTVKRARVRNATKAAPPANEAPSNPSRRRRPWRAAVVMFLLALAVRLAYLYESAENPTFESPVVDAYTYDRMARDLAAGQGFDDRFFWQPFLYPTFLGTVYAVTGGSMVWAKIVQAVIGAITCALTFRLGRKAFGWPVGVIAAVAVAFYGPLIFFEGELVAAGLAAFWSVAMVLLFLRTAERKTLPAGLVLGLAAAAAVLTRPTFLPFVAAGAIWLALVMIRNADRRRTAAVLLAGAGGFAVGSVPVALLDRQATGKFAVLPASGGINLYIGNNPDVCRTLNVRPGQSWDDLVGLPARHGAVGLWEEQRFFNRQVLDFATEQPAAFLSGLWEKGLRFVTSRELPRNVDMYLYRRWSALLSGLAWKVGEFGFPFGLLLPMAAIGAALYGRRIPGPVVLFVVLYPLAVVAVFVTARYRVPVVPVLAVLAGAGVVGLVEAIQRRRIRRLMAVVGLALVIVVAGVAAGPFCEERLDYEAELHFALAHHAVDRDQLDLAVEEFARTAELRPDLPDAYFGRAFVLARQGKTAEAIADYRVALELKPDYSEAHFNLGLVQAELGEFEAAREHYEEALRLVPSHHRARVNLAVVLGRLGLITDALEQAKRAVQIKGDYPEAHLHLGHLLVETGEVDEAAGHYREALRLCPDNTEAASRLGLLLYKQQQYDQAAELFGRSLEIDPNQPEVHALLADVLAVRGQPEAAAEHYRLAIEGNPELASAHYRLGQVLERLGQMNAAATAYRQAVALKPDQPEMLNALAWLLATVPAISAPAEAVDLARKAHALTDGSDPAVLDTLAAALAAAGQFDEARELVSRAIVLCRQKGRQEVLGELQGRLDLYTAGQPYVQQP
- the mreD gene encoding rod shape-determining protein MreD encodes the protein MNWLNFGIVAYVTTVLQTALVPVLLPESFQPNLFIVVAVYYLLTAQDERVLLAALVLGALADLSSLAPLGSQTVAFAVVAWFVRAIKPILFAELATAHAFAAAISFLAMLMVYRLIAAVAPGGVPTGLGVFQVALQAAATALAAALVRQFLGRRLKPGR